The Megalops cyprinoides isolate fMegCyp1 chromosome 10, fMegCyp1.pri, whole genome shotgun sequence genome window below encodes:
- the lyplal1 gene encoding lysophospholipase-like protein 1: MAVAKKLQRCAVSQTGRHTASVIFLHGSGDTGQGLRSWVRDILKQDLAFTHIRVIYPTAPARPYTPMRGALSHVWFDRYKISRDCPEHLESIEDMCSLLNVVVQEEVRAGVPKHRMIIGGFSMGGAMALHLACRYHPEVAGVFALSSFLNKDSVVYQAVQDRKGQCLPELFQCHGTADELVFHQWGEETGALLREAGMAVSFHSFPDLYHQMCRPELDLLRSWILKKLPPDSPLHGQ, from the exons ATGGCTGTAGCTAAGAAGCTACAGAGGTGCGCTGTGTCTCAGACGGGAAGGCACACTGCGTCCGTCATCTTCTTGCACGGCTCAG GTGACACAGGGCAAGGCCTTCGTTCGTGGGTCCGGGACATTCTGAAACAAGATCTGGCTTTCACCCACATCAGAGTCATCTACCCCACTGCCCCAGCAAG ACCCTACACTCCCATGAGGGGCGCTCTGTCGCACGTGTGGTTCGACCGCTATAAGATCTCGCGGGACTGCCCAGAGCACCTGGAGTCGATTGAGGACATGTGCAGCCTGCTGAACGTGGTTGTGCAGGAGGAGGTCCGAGCAGGTGTCCCCAAACACAGGATGATAATTG GGGGTTTCTCCATGGGCGGGGCCATGGCACTGCACCTGGCCTGCAGGTACCACCCTGAAGTGGCAGGGGTCTTCGCTCTCTCCAGCTTCCTCAACAAGGATTCGGTTGTGTACCAG GCAGTGCAGGACAGGAAGGGGCAATGCCTGCCGGAGCTGTTCCAGTGCCACGGGACAGCAGATGAGCTGGTGTTCCACCAGTGGGGTGAGGAGACTGGGGCCCTTCTGAGGGAGGCTGGGATGGCCGTCTCCTTCCACTCATTCCCGGATTTGTACCACCAGATGTGCAGGCCAGAACTGGATCTCCTGCGCTCTTGGATCCTGAAGAAGCTGCCCCCCGATAGCCCCCTACATGGACAGTGA
- the preb gene encoding prolactin regulatory element-binding protein isoform X1 — translation MGRRKIPDLYRAPFPLYTVHVHPETGLVITAGGGGASKTGIKNGVHFLSLELNGGQHSATLLHSHDTDTRATMNMAIGGGVMAAGQDGNCSLMRFQQRPLKDGRKAEAKGAGGDSEQAAPRRRGGRRQAGGGGDEAETRDETPQMSVETVGEVCSDRSPTDALQKVVRFSADLKLLVTGGADGHVRVWEYPALKEKLDFKAHDGEIEDLDISPDNKVVTVGRDFACCVWSNDQLVVGLRWHDNLPHIADKMYRYQACRFAKVEDQTDALRLYTVQIPHKRDRRPPPCYLTKWDGRNFLPLLTKTCSTEVISCLAVSDSGTFLGLGTVTGSVSIYIAFSLQSLYYVQEAHGIVVTDLAFLPESPQCRAILGNNEAAMLSVAVDSRCKMHVLPNRRSFPMWLVLLLCAVMVVAVVLLLQHAFPGFI, via the exons ATGGGCAGACGGAAAATTCCAGATTTGTACAGAGCCCCTTTCCCCCTTTACACGGTGCATGTGCACCCTGAAACAGGATTGGTTATCACagcaggtgggggtggggcttcCAAGACAGGCATTAAGAATGGGGTG CACTTCTTGAGTTTGGAGCTAAATGGCGGCCAGCACAGTGCCACTCTGCTTCACTCTCATGACACAGACACTCGTGCCACCATGAACATGGCAATAGGGGGCGGTGTGATGGCAGCAGGGCAGGATGGGAATTGCAGTCTGATGCGCTTTCAGCAACGGCCTCTGAAGGATGGACGCAAGGCTGAAGCCAAAGGAG CAGGGGGTGACAGTGAGCAGGCAGCCCCCAGAAGGCGCGGGGGGCGTCGCCAGGCTGGAGGGGGCGGTGATGAGGCAGAGACGCGAGACGAGACCCCCCAGATGTCAGTGGAGACGGTGGGGGAGGTGTGCTCAGACCGCAGCCCCACTGACGCATTGCAGAAGGTTGTGAGGTTCAGCGCTGACCTCAAACTGCTGGTGACTGGCGGAGCTGACGGACACGTCCGTGTGTGGGAG taCCCTGCCCTGAAAGAGAAACTGGATTTCAAGGCTCATGATGGGGAGATTGAAGATTTGGACATTAGTCCAGATAACAAG GTCGTGACAGTGGGGCGGGACTTTGCGTGCTGCGTGTGGAGCAATGACCAGCTGGTCGTGGGACTGCGTTGGCATGACAACCTGCCTCACATCGCCGACAAGATGTACCGCTACCAGGCCTGCAG gtTTGCAAAGGTGGAGGATCAGACGGATGCTCTGAGGCTCTACACGGTCCAGATCCCTCACAAACGCGACCGCCGACCACCCCCCTGCTACCTCACCAAGTGGGATGGACGGAACTTCCTCCCCCTGCTCACCAAAACCTGCAGCACTGAGGTCATTTCCTGTCTGGCTGTCAG TGACTCTGGGACGTTTCTGGGGTTGGGAACAGTGACAGGATCAGTGTCTATTTATATAGCCTTCTCACTGCAG AGTCTTTACTATGTTCAGGAAGCTCATGGTATTGTGGTCACTGATCTGGCTTTTTTGCCAGAGTCACCACAATGCAGGGCGATTCTGGGGAACAACGAGGCGGCCATGTTGAGTGTGGCGGTGGACAGTCGCTGCAAGATGCACGTTCTACCCAACCGGC gctcTTTCCCCATGTGGCTGGTGCTCCTGTTATGTGCGGTTATGGTGGTTGCTGTGGTCCTCCTCCTACAACACGCCTTCCCAGGGTTCATTTAG
- the preb gene encoding prolactin regulatory element-binding protein isoform X2 — protein MGRRKIPDLYRAPFPLYTVHVHPETGLVITAGGGGASKTGIKNGVHFLSLELNGGQHSATLLHSHDTDTRATMNMAIGGGVMAAGQDGNCSLMRFQQRPLKDGRKAEAKGGGDSEQAAPRRRGGRRQAGGGGDEAETRDETPQMSVETVGEVCSDRSPTDALQKVVRFSADLKLLVTGGADGHVRVWEYPALKEKLDFKAHDGEIEDLDISPDNKVVTVGRDFACCVWSNDQLVVGLRWHDNLPHIADKMYRYQACRFAKVEDQTDALRLYTVQIPHKRDRRPPPCYLTKWDGRNFLPLLTKTCSTEVISCLAVSDSGTFLGLGTVTGSVSIYIAFSLQSLYYVQEAHGIVVTDLAFLPESPQCRAILGNNEAAMLSVAVDSRCKMHVLPNRRSFPMWLVLLLCAVMVVAVVLLLQHAFPGFI, from the exons ATGGGCAGACGGAAAATTCCAGATTTGTACAGAGCCCCTTTCCCCCTTTACACGGTGCATGTGCACCCTGAAACAGGATTGGTTATCACagcaggtgggggtggggcttcCAAGACAGGCATTAAGAATGGGGTG CACTTCTTGAGTTTGGAGCTAAATGGCGGCCAGCACAGTGCCACTCTGCTTCACTCTCATGACACAGACACTCGTGCCACCATGAACATGGCAATAGGGGGCGGTGTGATGGCAGCAGGGCAGGATGGGAATTGCAGTCTGATGCGCTTTCAGCAACGGCCTCTGAAGGATGGACGCAAGGCTGAAGCCAAAGGAG GGGGTGACAGTGAGCAGGCAGCCCCCAGAAGGCGCGGGGGGCGTCGCCAGGCTGGAGGGGGCGGTGATGAGGCAGAGACGCGAGACGAGACCCCCCAGATGTCAGTGGAGACGGTGGGGGAGGTGTGCTCAGACCGCAGCCCCACTGACGCATTGCAGAAGGTTGTGAGGTTCAGCGCTGACCTCAAACTGCTGGTGACTGGCGGAGCTGACGGACACGTCCGTGTGTGGGAG taCCCTGCCCTGAAAGAGAAACTGGATTTCAAGGCTCATGATGGGGAGATTGAAGATTTGGACATTAGTCCAGATAACAAG GTCGTGACAGTGGGGCGGGACTTTGCGTGCTGCGTGTGGAGCAATGACCAGCTGGTCGTGGGACTGCGTTGGCATGACAACCTGCCTCACATCGCCGACAAGATGTACCGCTACCAGGCCTGCAG gtTTGCAAAGGTGGAGGATCAGACGGATGCTCTGAGGCTCTACACGGTCCAGATCCCTCACAAACGCGACCGCCGACCACCCCCCTGCTACCTCACCAAGTGGGATGGACGGAACTTCCTCCCCCTGCTCACCAAAACCTGCAGCACTGAGGTCATTTCCTGTCTGGCTGTCAG TGACTCTGGGACGTTTCTGGGGTTGGGAACAGTGACAGGATCAGTGTCTATTTATATAGCCTTCTCACTGCAG AGTCTTTACTATGTTCAGGAAGCTCATGGTATTGTGGTCACTGATCTGGCTTTTTTGCCAGAGTCACCACAATGCAGGGCGATTCTGGGGAACAACGAGGCGGCCATGTTGAGTGTGGCGGTGGACAGTCGCTGCAAGATGCACGTTCTACCCAACCGGC gctcTTTCCCCATGTGGCTGGTGCTCCTGTTATGTGCGGTTATGGTGGTTGCTGTGGTCCTCCTCCTACAACACGCCTTCCCAGGGTTCATTTAG